In Porites lutea chromosome 1, jaPorLute2.1, whole genome shotgun sequence, a single genomic region encodes these proteins:
- the LOC140927966 gene encoding uncharacterized protein — MSFKHARDALVLCHDNGVIGDEEFCLLYDANRSKNPEFPYEEYGKFDLEDMEDDECKAEFRFLKEDIPVLAEVLGLPETFTCSQGSVTNGIEGLCIMLKRFSYPCRYSDLIPRFGHAVPVMSMICNTVVYNLHGHRITEYNHNLLDSASLQVYADAVFAKGAALDNCFGFVDGTVRPICRPGEMQRAVYNGHKRVHGLKFQSVALPNGLIANLFGPVEGRKHDASMLDESGLLNELERHAFSPTGQAMCIYGDPAYPHRVHLQRPFQYGVLTHQMQSFNESMSKVRSSVEWIFGDIINYFKFLDFKKDLKLDLSPIEKMYIVCALLRNALTCLYGNTTSEFFQLDPPSLEDYFA; from the exons atgagttttaagcATGCAAGAGATGCCTTGGTTCTATGTCATGACAACGGAGTGATAGGCGACGAGGAATTTTGCTTGCTATACGATGCAAATCGATCGAAAAATCCCGAATTTCCGTACGAAGAGTATGGAAAATTTGATCTTGAAGATATGGAGGACGATGAATGTAAAGCGGAATTTCGCTTCCTTAAAGAAGACATCCCGGTGCTGGCAGAAGTCCTTGGTTTACCCGAAACTTTCACCTGCAGCCAGGGATCCGTGACTAATGGCATTGAAGGGCTATGCATTATGCTGAAAAGATTTAGCTACCCCTGCAGGTACTCAGATTTAATTCCCCGTTTTGGTCACGCTGTTCCTGTGATGAGCATGATCTGTAACACAGTAGTTTACAACCTCCATGGCCATAGAATAACCGAGTACAATCACAACCTTCTTGATTCGGCTAGCCTTCAAGTCTATGCAGATGCAGTTTTTGCAAAAGGTGCTGCCCTGGataattgttttggttttgtggATGGCACGGTCAGGCCCATTTGTCGCCCTGGGGAAATGCAAAGAGCTGTATACAATGGACACAAACGTGTACATGGACTAAAATTTCAGTCAGTTGCTCTACCAAATGGCCTCATCGCAAATCTTTTTGGGCCTGTAG AAGGGAGAAAACATGATGCATCAATGCTGGATGAGTCTGGTCTGTTGAATGAGCTTGAGAGGCATGCATTTTCACCAACTGGCCAGGCAATGTGTATTTATGGTGATCCAGCATATCCCCACCGTGTTCATCTGCAAAGACCATTTCAGTATGGAGTACTGACACATCAGATGCAAAGTTTCAATGAGTCCATGAGTAAAGTTCGTTCCTCAGTCGAGTGGATTTTTGGGGACATCAttaactattttaaatttttagattttaagaAAGACTTGAAGCTGGATTTAAGCCCCATTGAGAAAATGTACATTGTCTGTGCCTTACTTAGGAATGCACTTACTTGCCTTTATGGTAACACAACCTCTGAGTTTTTCCAGTTAGACCCTCCATCTCTGGAAGATTACTTTGCTTAA
- the LOC140948259 gene encoding uncharacterized protein, with protein MKTLFLLSSLILLAYPLVRVKAFLPRISPGGGESTSFDHALITKRGFLKPLIYFFRDNPQYLKEQHLTSFLLDILSSDSPDALEETVDNITPQIKFLNALSTILSANAEVDSFPLSRSASAHFDGEQFRQGNARLIQLRQELITSLLQGDKLQHARNLAGTALHTLQDFYSHSNWIELGNSGPYGVLGRPGSEIPLEYIAGQTEATCENCEPGNCESNLITLKLTSGYRSGQDVKKPENMGKCSHGGTLDESRLKPARGGINKNTATTVESPHASLHNIAADLAAEATSIFLSDIRSTVGDDIFAKFLNLKSGNSMALVIDVSGSMSDEISEVKSLSINFVQKTLEKKGSSFTYILVPFSDPEVGPVTVTSDAKTVIEAVNNLRASGGGDCPELGMTGLYQALLHCLPETNIYYFSDADVKDENRENEVLSLAKKKKVKINLILSGQCSRRKRRNVQQSDSFKEFLRIRRSAQGQALYQSIASQTGGQVFQATKSEVADLVEIIDPGSPVNSSVDLQEVELLNIEESRAQYFSGQSYFVDIDSSLQSLVLVLTAAGSPSLDIQIVEANATLQEKIVTSSSRLLVLEVSSLVSGLLNMTVSCVGPYTLQVTGFSPLDFTYQLLDVEDLERGITRRVVGNPLRGQTLWLTLDFVGRKEIDRVSTLTLVDLNGTDLETFNITQGQGYYKNFYFVTFVPSAETFRLKVTGIDKTRTRFQRVKPTLFTLGDIKLSQNVDNINGSNSIFPGETLEVDIDVQNSGDTQKLYFKASDDLRYFTSISPSQGTLGKNDTLVLRVTLLTPSNATYGVTSTVTVFASQNSDFTQVVNFMVFFVTVASKYPDVSPPSCSVTNQTGTCASVYGRPECVSGMWYAHVMFIDAGEGIFSITTRDNGNGTLNVDAFNQGSVNKSISASFTSDCCNPRVLFVGLDLVGNMGTCSISLVPDIVSLRAEPNKTAVSLYPGNTTKVPFTLLNLGSKGSFSFEVTKAPTLISYVMPFSLVLKANASAAVQVVIKSLGGVRKPQNLTVKAVIQPGTIHERKVTLFSIQVALSRYKDPDLLPPSCTIINQTRNCNNAHDRSKCIFSTWHVHVIFTDTGEGLASITTQGNDNGTLRVDAFDQGAVNTSITASFTSICCHPRVLFVGLDLVGNMGTCSISLVPDIVSLRANPSNTAVSLYPGNTTKVPFTLLNLGSAGSFSFEVTKAPNIISYVIPFSLALESNVSADGYVMIKSLSEANEMQNLTVKAISESNSASVKEVTLVQIKVLVLKHVRLEVVAPNDYYPLSPGQKLEVNFTIKNLASSETFTFLVHSNQSSIDGSIQPSPVSLGTMQSSSCILVLAARLGAAENTIALVNVTTAPASPNADQKELQVFSLTVAVGGRGPSATENSLENGTKLETWHIVLIFLSSSVFLLVLILIILLLVHKRKHGSYFSKEPVKGHTNPGYASSQLRLEKLEVIVYNHS; from the exons ATGAAAACGCTTTTTCTTTTGTCGTCTTTGATTTTACTGGCTTACCCCCTTGTTCGCGTCAAAGCTTTTCTACCTCGAATAAGCCCAGGAGGAGGGGAATCGACATCATTTGATCATGCATTGATAACGAAGCGCGGCTTTTTGAAGCCGCTCATTTACTTTTTTCGAGATAATCCGCAGTATTTGAAGGAACAGCATCTGACAAGCTTTCTGCTGGATATTCTATCGTCTGATTCACCAGATGCCTTGGAAGAAACCGTTGATAACATAACCCCACAGATCAAGTTCCTGAATGCTTTGAGCACCATTCTGAGCGCCAACGCTGAGGTTGATTCATTTCCTCTAAGTCGCTCGGCTTCTGCACATTTTGACGGGGAGCAGTTTAGGCAAGGAAATGCGCGGCTTATCCAGTTGCGTCAAGAACTTATAACATCGCTTCTACAAGGAGACAAACTACAACATGCAAGAAATCTGGCCGGCACTGCCTTGCACACTCTGCAAGATTTTTACAGTCATTCTAACTGGATAGAACTCGGCAACTCAGGACCGTACGGAGTATTAGGCAGACCCGGAAGTGAAATCCCACTAGAGTACATTGCAGGCCAGACAGAAGCAACATGCGAGAACTGCGAACCAGGAAATTGTGAATCGAATTTGATCACATTGAAGCTCACGAGCGGATATCGGTCAGGACAAGACGTCAAGAAGCCAGAGAATATGGGAAAATGTAGCCATGGTGGGACATTAGATGAGAGCCGTCTAAAGCCAGCAAGAGGCGgaataaacaaaaatactgCTACTACTGTTGAGTCACCCCACGCAAG CCTTCATAATATTGCAGCTGACCTTGCTGCTGAAGCCACCAGCATATTCCTTAGTGACATACGCTCAACTGTTGGCGATGACATCTTTGCTAAATTTCTGAATCTGAAGTCGGGGAATTCCATGGCCTTAGTGATAGATGTATCAGGGAGCATGAGTG ATGAAATCAGCGAGGTAAAGAGTTTATCCATTAATTTTGTTCAGAAAACGCTGGAAAAGAAAGGATCTTCCTTTACTTACATTCTTGTACCTTTCAGTGATCCAG aGGTGGGTCCTGTTACGGTAACAAGTGATGCAAAAACAGTCATTGAAGCTGTTAACAATCTGAGGGCTTCTGGAGGCGGGGACTGCCCTGAGCTAGGCATGACGGGTCTTTACCAGGCCCTGCTCCACTGTCTTCCCGAGACTAACATCTACTACTTCTCGGATGCTGATGTGAAAGATGAGAATAGAGAAAATGAAGTCTTGTCTCTGGCCAAGAAAAAGAAGGTGAAGATTAACTTGATTTTGTCCGGTCAATGTAGTCGTCGCAAAAGACGAAACGTCCAGCAATCCGATAGCTTCAAAGAGTTTCTCCGTATAAGGAGAAGCGCCCAAGGTCAAGCTCTGTACCAGTCAATCGCTAGCCAAACTGGTGGACAGGTTTTTCAAGCTACCAAATCTGAGGTGGCTGATCTTGTGGAAATAATCGATCCCGGAAGCCCTGTTAACTCCTCTGTTGACCTGCAAGAAGTTGAGCTGCTGAACATAGAGGAATCTCGAGCTCAGTACTTTAGTGGTCAGTCTTATTTCGTGGATATCGATAGTTCGCTACAAAGCTTGGTTCTGGTACTCACAGCAGCTGGGTCTCCCAGTTTAGACATCCAAATTGTGGAAG CAAACGCGACTTTGCAAGAAAAAATTGTAACCTCCTCAAGTAGACTTCTTGTATTAGAAGTTAGTAGCCTGGTTAGCGGTTTACTGAACATGACGGTCTCCTGTGTTGGTCCCTATACTCTGCAAGTAACCGGCTTTAGTCCTTTGGATTTCACCTATCAGCTTTTAGACGTCGAAGACCTGGAACGAGGAATTACAAGGCGTGTTGTGGGAAATCCGTTAAGAG GCCAAACCCTGTGGCTCACATTAGATTTTGTTGGACGTAAGGAAATAGACAGAGTCAGCACTTTAACGCTCGTGGATTTAAACGGAACAGACCTTGAGACATTCAACATCACACAAGGGCAAGGCTACTACAAGAACTTCTATTTCGTTACCTTTGTTCCTTCTGCAGAGACATTTAGACTCAAGGTGACAGGAATAGACAAGACTAGGACCCGCTTTCAGCGTGTAAAGCCAACTTTATTTACTCTTGGTGACATTAAACTGTCTCAAAACGTTGACAATATAAACGGTTCAAACTCTATTTTCCCTGGTGAGACTTTGGAGGTGGATATCGATGTTCAAAACTCCGGGGACACGCAAAAGTTATATTTCAAGGCATCTGATGACTTGCGGTATTTCACAAGCATTAGTCCTTCGCAAGGCACCTTGGGAAAGAATGACACGTTGGTTCTTCGAGTTACCCTCCTTACCCCTAGCAACGCAACATATGGTGTTACAAGCACTGTCACTGTATTTGCGTCACAGAATTCTGACTTCACCCAGGTTGTTAATTTCATGGTTTTCTTTGTTACTGTAGCATCCAAG tacccagacgtctctcctCCCTCATGTTCTGTAACAAACCAAACCGGGACATGTGCAAGTGTTTACGGGAGACCAGAGTGCGTATCAGGCATGTGGTACGCACATGTCATGTTCATTGATGCCGGAGAAGGAATATTCTCAATAACGACTCGAGACAATGGGAATGGAACTTTAAACG TCGATGCCTTCAACCAGGGTTCTGTCAACAAATCCATCTCAGCTTCCTTTACCTCTGACTGCTGCAATCCAAGAGTTCTGTTCGTTGGTCTTGACCTCGTAGGAAATATGGGCACTTGTTCCATCAGCCTTGTACCTGATATTGTGTCCCTCAGAGCCGAACCGAACAAGACAGCTGTGTCCCTTTATCCTGGGAACACCACCAAGGTCCCTTTTACACTACTTAACCTCGGCTCTAAAGGTTCATTCTCATTTGAAGTGACTAAAGCGCCCACGCTTATTAGTTACGTAATGCCTTTTAGCCTCGTTTTAAAAGCCAATGCCAGTGCAGCTGTACAAGTTGTTATAAAGTCTCTTGGTGGGGTCAGAAAGCCACAGAATTTGACGGTCAAAGCTGTTATACAACCCGGAACTATACACGAGAGGAAGGTGACATTATTTTCTATTCAAGTGGCTTTGTCTAGATACAAG GACCCAGATCTTCTTCCTCCATCATGTACCATAATTAACCAAACTAGAAATTGCAACAATGCACATGACAGATCAAAGTGCATTTTCAGCACGTGGCATGTACATGTCATTTTCACAGATACCGGAGAAGGCCTGGCGTCGATAACAACACAAGGCAATGACAACGGAACTCTTCGAG TCGATGCTTTCGATCAGGGTGCAGTAAACACATCTATCACCGCTTCTTTCACATCAATCTGTTGTCATCCCAGAGTGCTTTTCGTGGGTCTAGACCTCGTAGGTAACATGGGCACTTGTTCTATCAGTCTTGTTCCAGATATTGTGTCCCTCAGAGCCAATCCAAGCAACACAGCTGTGTCCCTTTATCCTGGGAACACCACCAAGGTCCCTTTTACACTACTCAATCTCGGCTCCGCGGGATCGTTCTCTTTTGAAGTGACTAAAGCACCCAATATCATCAGTTACGTCATTCCTTTCAGCCTTGCACTGGAATCAAATGTCAGTGCAGATGGTTACGTGATGATCAAGTCACTTAGTGAGGCTAATGAGATGCAGAATCTGACTGTAAAGGCAATTTCAGAGTCAAACAGTGCCAGCGTAAAGGAGGTTACATTAGTTCAAATCAAGGTATTGGTACTGAAACACGTGCGATTAGAGGTTGTGGCACCTAACGATTACTACCCCCTGTCGCCCGGGCAGAAGCTGGAGGTTAACTTCACTATAAAGAACTTGGCATCATCTGAAACCTTCACATTTCTG gTACACAGTAATCAATCTTCAATTGATGGAAGTATCCAGCCATCGCCAGTCTCTCTCGGTACAATGCAATCCTCCTCCTGCATCCTTGTCCTCGCGGCACGATTAGGCGCCGCTGAAAACACCATCGCGCTTGTAAACGTCACGACCGCGCCCGCGTCACCTAATGCTGACCAAAAAGAGCTGCAAGTTTTCTCTTTGACAGTGGCCGTAGGGGGCAGAGGCCCATCCGCAACAGAAAACTCCTTGGAAAACGGAACCAAACTGGAAACTTGGCATATAGTTTTGATCTTCCTCTCATCGTCTGTTTTCCTGCTGGTGCTGATtcttattattttgttattagttCACAAACGGAAACACGGTTCTTACTTCTCAAAAGAACCTGTTAAAGGTCACACAAATCCAGGATATGCCAGCAGTCAGCTACGACTTGAAAAACTCGAAGTCATCGTTTATAATCATTCTTAG
- the LOC140948268 gene encoding sodium/hydrogen exchanger 9B2-like: protein MDKSVCDDQTTPESKNEETKKESGLKKRLCDAGIVPPSGFFGQVATRGLVVILIWAVLWSIIGQDALPGGNIFGIFIVIVSASLLGFLVGRIPYLHLPPLLGMLVAGFVLRNVRGIDLARHIDKRWSSTLRSMALVVILIRSGLGLNTSALRKLKFTLVRLAFLPCVLEAVIAAILVHLLLEMKWLWAFQLGFVQAAVSLAVVIPCLLDLQGQHYGVKKGIPTLVMAAASFDNVLCISAFGVCLGIAFDSGNLIFSIFRGPIELALGITVGSIAGVMCWFFPNKNQANVSHNRFVILLSFSLLSVFGSNVAKFSGAGALGVLTMSTVAAYGWSPSGKAPVAMVMSLVWQVFEPLLFGLVGAEVSVEYMNSKVVGMGIASLVISLTIRLIATYLGLLGNDLNLKERLFIAIAWLPKATVQAAIGSVSLDLARQKGFTGQIEEDFGIQILTIAVLSILITSPIGAIGIVVAGPRMLHRSHPEEVDMNPLTDATEPATNRKDQKKVIESSV from the exons ATGGACAAATCCGTGTGTGATGATCAGACAACTCCTGAATCTAAAAATGAAGAGACTAAGAAAGAGTCAGGCCTAAAAAAGCGATTATGTGACGCCGGAATTGTTCCTCCAAGTGGATTTTTCGGTCAGGTTGCAACACGCGGACTTGTTGTTATCTTGATCTGGGCTGTTCTCTGGTCTATTATTGGCCAAGATGCTTTACCAGGAGGAAACATATTCGGTATATTCATTGTAATCGTTTCTGCAAGTCTTTTGGGTTTTCTAGTGGGTAGAATTCCGTATCTGCACCTTCCCCCTCTGTTGGGCATGCTTGTAGCTGGATTCGTACTACGAAATGTTCGTGGAATCGACTTAGCCCGTCATATTGACAAACGTTGGTCTTCAACCTTACGAAGCATGGCCTTGGTTGTTATTCTTATTCGCTCGGGACTTGGATTAAACACATCAGCATTGAGAAAACTGAAGTTTACTCTTGTTCGATTAGCATTCCTTCCTTGTGTTTTAGAAGCAGTTATTGCAGCAATTCTTGTGCACCTACTATTAGAGATGAAGTGGCTTTGGGCATTTCAGCTTGG ATTTGTCCAAGCTGCTGTTTCCCTTGCTGTTGTAATACCTTGTTTGCTGGACCTTCAAGGGCAACATTATGGAGTCAAAAAGGGAATACCGACACTTGTTATGGCAGCTGCTTCATTTGATAATGTTCTTTGTATTAGTGCCTTTGGAGTGTGCCTGGGAATAGCATTTGATTCAG GTAACTTGATATTCAGCATATTTCGAGGACCAATTGAGCTGGCACTTGGTATCACTGTTGGGTCTATCGCCGGTGTGATGTGTTGGTTTTTCCCCAATAAAAACCAG GCTAATGTATCACACAACAGATTTGTGATTTTACTGTCGTTTTCATTACTCTCAGTATTTGGTAGCAATGTGGCCAAGTTTTCTGGTGCTGGGGCTTTAGGAGTGCTTACCATGTCAACTGTAGCAGCATATGGCTGGTCACCAAGTGGGAAG GCTCCTGTTGCCATGGTGATGTCCCTTGTATGGCAGGTATTTGAGCCGCTCTTGTTCGGTCTTGTTGGTGCTGAAGTCAGTGTCGAGTACATGAACTCAAAAGTTGTGG GTATGGGCATTGCAAGTTTAGTCATTAGTTTGACCATTCGACTCATCGCCACCTATCTTGGTTTACTCGGAAATGACCTCAACTTGAAAGAGAGACTCTTTATTGCCATAGCGTGGCTACCAAAAGCTACTGTGCAG GCTGCCATTGGCTCTGTATCACTGGACCTTGCACGTCAAAAGGGTTTTACGGGGCAAATAGAAGAAGACTTTGGAATACAG ATCTTGACTATCGCCGTCCTTTCGATACTCATCACTTCACCCATTGGAGCTATAGGAATCGTCGTAGCAGGTCCCAGAATGCTTCATCGCAGCCATCCTGAAGAAGTTGATATGAATCCGCTCACGGACGCTACAGAACCTGCCACGaacagaaaagatcagaaaaaagtgatagaaagtagtgtctga